The sequence below is a genomic window from Lolium perenne isolate Kyuss_39 chromosome 7, Kyuss_2.0, whole genome shotgun sequence.
tggtgcgccacaaaacaatattcggtggcgcatttttagtggtgcgccacaaaactaagctttgcctataagggttttcctactagtgtcccTGCCGGGTTCCAGGAGCAGTGCAAGAGTTTCCTAATTCCTGCCCACATGAATTTTGCAATATGGCAGTTGAAGAAGATGTGATCGCAGGTTTCCCATTCTCCATAAAGGGCACATCTGACGTCAGAGGGCCCCCTCCTCTTAACCAGCTGATCCCCCGCTGGGAGCCTACCTCTAATGAGCTGCCAGAGGAAGACACAGATCTTAGGCAGTACCCTGGAGCACCAAACCTCCTTGAAGTGGGCGATTGCCCCACCCTGGGACAACTTACAGTACATGGAGTTGGTGGAGTATTACCCTAATGCCTCCAACGTCCAGCGAACCTCGTCCTCACCCGGAAAGATGGGAGTGAGGTCGAAAATCCTGCAAAGGTTCTCTCATTCCACCGTCTCAGCGTGACCAGAGGACCGTATGAATCTAATACGCCAGCCATTATTGTCGTGAACTCCCTCCACTGTGGCGAAGTGGTTGTCACAACATGCGAAAAGGTGTGGGAAGGTCAGACGCAAGGGCCCCGTGCCCGTCCACCAGTCTAGCCAAAAGTAGGTACACCTCCCATTGCGCACCTTGTGCTTGGTCCCCATCTTGAAGTACCATTTGATCTTCTGAATGGCATTCCAGAACTGCGAGCCCTTGGTGGGTACCGCAGGGGAGAACAAGTAATTGTTGCCCAAGTATTTGGCCCTCAGCAGATCTGCCCATAGCCCCTCGCTGTTCTGGTAGATCTTCCAGATCCATTTAAGCATAAAGGCAATATTCatgaacttagtgtcgaggattCCCAATCCTCCAAACGCCTTTGGCTTGCACACCATAGCCCATTCTACCATGTGGTACTTGCGCTTGTGGCCCACTCCTTCCCAAAAGAAGCGGTAACGGTGTCGGTTCATGGCCCCATGAGTCGTGTCGTGCAAGAGGTAAAGCCCCATTGCGACCAACGGCAAGCTAGAGAGGCAAGAGTTGGTAAGCTCAAGTCTCCCCATGGAGGCGAGATAAAGCCCTTGTCAGGGCCCAACCCTATGGCCAACCTTCTCAGTGAGGAAATTCCAGTCCGCAACTGAGAGGGGCTTGCCGCTGACAGGGAGGCCAAGGTACGTGAACGGCAAGCTCCCTAGTTCAGGGCATCAACAATCCTCTGACGTTCCTGGTCAGTGACCCCGGTCACAACCACTTCGCTCTTCACGTAGTTGATCTTCAGTCCTGACATGTTCTCGAAGCATAGTAGGAAAAATTGAGGTTTGCCACTCCAACATCCGAGGGGTCAAGGAGGAGCAGGgtgtcatcagcatattggaGGAGAGTAACACCGCCCGGTATAAGGTGTGGCACGACCCCCTGGAGGTGCCCTGACTCACTAGCCCTGGCAATAATGGCCGCTAAAGAGTCCACCATGAAGTCAAAGAGAATCGGGGATAAAGGGTCCCCTTGTCGCACTCCTCGTGCATTCCAAAAATAATCCCCAATGACACCATTAACATTCACTGCAGTCTGTCCTCCCGAGACCAATTACATTAGGCGGTGCACAATTATGGGGGAAAAGCCCTTACAAAGGACCACCTCCCTCAGGAAGCCCCAACTCACACGGTCGAAGGCTTTCTCAAAGTCAAGTTTGAGGaggagtgtcaacacccggatttttaagtccagatgcctgttatgccatacatcgcaatcccaggaatattgttgttgcgagacataacagttgaatatcatggtcatcattcattacatatcatagtcATCTTACAaagtcagatcacatgatccatattacataaatagttgatctatcgatcaacgaatacacacaagttcatagcggaagcgtaagataggagggactctctagtccacaggccaacgtctgacgtcagaagattccctagttgtcgtagacatcttggttgccgtcatcttgatagttctgctcctcttcatagtctggccatttgaatagccagggacatagccgtgagtactttaaagtactcgcaaactaatactaatggaagtactaacaattctaataagggggtgctaagctctagtttatttgaataaagccaattttagttcagtatttgagaaaagacttattcatgtgctaactaactcaagtgggaacattagtgtcattcccacaactcatgttGTGATTCccaacaagtcaccattcaccattcacttcaccaacattttcaagaatctgacaccggaaactgtatggcctttccaaccgtccgtaaccgtggacgcaactattcgaatagatttacactctgcagaggttgcacacttgtgccacaacatttgatttcatccgtcaggattaccccgaatcatcgtaacacagtacgcggatcatcaaccataacctttcacttacaaatcctagtatgagcgcctctccccatgagcttggcctcccagtgaagaccaactgtcaacctgggaactgcacatggcttggccgtacaattcacctcaattcacatcatttctcaacaatggaggcagcctcaagcataacccctatgatgtgtgttcagagggaacccatactaagatgcataaatttccagttaagccctacccataatcaggtattgtgggggtactcaatattggaaaggtatcgcattcaaaccaatatcagttttatcaaaaatcaccatcttctcttggtcatattcaccttcaaaaattcaatcaatggaatgactcatcattccaaggtttcaaattcatttcaagtcacatgttcccatctagagtagtcaagttttagtatttagcactagcactaatcatgaggggtgatatcttgcttggctagcttgagactaactttgctactctagtaaccatctttaacttagaccaaagttaactataaaagtaaatctttgaataaataagtaaaaaaaaaatgtaaggtaaaaacttgggataggcttgtggtaagaaaggtaagactatggtgccttgccccaaaggggctttgcactttgcaagaatattagcttgcaaccatagagcttgcaaaagtgttagcttgccttggttgttgaggtggtcaaaattctcttcttcttctgggtagaatcctttttcttcctggtattctccggtactagcgtctatacacgaatacgaggatacaatcaccaagcaatacttaagtagccttaattagccttagtggctcactccaaatgatctagcatcatcacttagcattgctaccaaaaattaatctagggttttcttacttagggttagagaaataatttcccctcattacatatgtaaatgatagtttccatttagttcttgaggaataatttcctctcattgaatcttcttaagatttaacttcctcaaacaatcatacatgaaatcatgttgacctaagtcgaccattcatcatcatcatttgagaaaatgatttaaatgaggtagcatacctcatactatttaacaatgcttattatgatttaaaatcaccaagtatttcatgtgagagtatttgaccaggggttcaaacttcatatgaagtacttgggacaagatttaaatgaagggaaacacttcatataatttgcataatagttttggacaatatcaactaactaaaatagccatatagtcctttatttaatttgggccatgatcactcaaggtaaccataccatatttttgcattaacaattagtgcaagtgaaatgtgaattatagccattggatttacttcaaaattcaaattggttgatttttaagatttatttgaagtcacaaaagtccctgccttgttatttttgtcacattaattctacagagGATTTcaaggtgggaccagtggggttggatagatctttttgcaagctttccaacaatataaatttcgtcaaatttggttgggtagatttgaaactattcaatttaccagacaggaccagtatttgaattttcTGAACTATTTAATTTGAAAAATGCCAAATGGGCTGAGCGGGAAAAGAAGTGGGCCGAAAGATTTAAACGCCAGGGGGGCAGCCCAGTAACGCTGCGGGCTAGGTGACAAAGGGGCCCGCACGTCAGCGAGTCATACTCACTGAAAAGGTACCGTGTGATGTGAGCGGTTGGATTAGAATCGAATCTAACGGCGgtgcgtcgtcatcgtcgtcggggAGAGGGGAGCTCTGGCgcagcggaggtagggggtcggcggcgctcctggactccggcgaggggcggcgttgACGCAAGGCGAGGTTGTCGTCGACGGGGAGTCGATTGGTTCCGACGGCGTCTCCGATGGTGGCCGAAttcgacggcggcgatctcagcacctctgcgggctccggcgacgaAATTGCACAactccggtggctaatcgagtGAGAGGAGTGGACGAGGAGCTTGAGAAGAGATAGGGAGCAAGGTTGGTGTGAAGAGTTGGGCGCGGGCAAGGTTGTATTTATAGGAagcgaggtggccgtggggtgtgCGGCAGGGCGACAGCTGcgtggcggctccggcgagggagAGGGGTAGGCTAGGTCAGCGCGAGGTAGGCGGCATCCAGGCGGTGCAAGGGAGCTCGatagctaggtgggggacggcctggcGTGTGCGTGCGACGGCGAAGTTCTGGCGGCAAGGTTACGGGAATCCGGcgagctggtcgtcggcgacaGGGCTTGCGCGAGCAGGGGAGCTTGTCTGGCGGGCTTGTGTCACGGCGGCGAAGCTCGTCGTGCAGCTagggggtccgggggaggcgTCGTTCGTCggcgtggcgcgtggccagggcttgccGGTGGACGCGCCCACAACGTCCTCGGCATCGCATAGAGCGCGCGTTTTCCAGCGAGGGTCTTCGTCCTTCTCGACAAGGGCTGGACTAGGATGCCGTAGGGAAGTGTGGTGGAGCTCTGTGACATCCTGGCCAAGGTTagggaggaaggagaagagagggaaaggaacatggc
It includes:
- the LOC139833816 gene encoding uncharacterized mitochondrial protein AtMg00310-like, whose product is MGLYLLHDTTHGAMNRHRYRFFWEGVGHKRKYHMVEWAMVCKPKAFGGLGILDTKFMNIAFMLKWIWKIYQNSEGLWADLLRAKYLGNNYLFSPAVPTKGSQFWNAIQKIKWYFKMGTKHKVRNGRCTYFWLDWWTGTGPLRLTFPHLFACCDNHFATVEGVHDNNGWRIRFIRSSGHAETVE